A stretch of Gouania willdenowi chromosome 21, fGouWil2.1, whole genome shotgun sequence DNA encodes these proteins:
- the LOC114455310 gene encoding uncharacterized protein LOC114455310, producing MYLENNDKKPTSEDEEPPTHAMVADQCQMQESAAVVPSLKDLMAYAEPTDPSLLCVQCNPATTETCILCDGDTERSVFESNQSLAECDNLGLSHPFDKRARHAVCFKPCNSHEQRANHSLASECCCTGHLHLFQRCQWSDQQQQQQQPPDQMEVIGQSGDSDFIPDCSNNFDYKPCECSDSEADASTEDSEMSGFTRRLSDPTDSLECCVYEEVNGVAESSSEDDVDESCNNEEEEEEEEEEEEEEEEEEEEEEEKLESEERETLSVYFEETEEDLYSETDSPGDDGVDVSKDCSDFCDNDDEDSGLSQESEPSQDSVALDQCDSEISSEFYAEEDDSSECSSGDAKPFQSLNPEGDLPPEVCCRSSGESEEGLGDDPIEWDSFEDEAVNQSHKDLKETAVGDVVVEDYFGLFDRAEYYEMLFPPKRRYISCFDGGDIDGHLCVEKIEALETANEGESRCSEEQSELYLAEAAVDDDAQNTEGEEDDEEEDFCTFDERASDVCDELTENMCALCAEEIHVDAYEESLSDESLEDELQTPSPDNDAEEAEEDDISDGFSEMELYWSLVLTGEANAEPWQPEVEDYYRYHISGIQASVEQALNELLWKNMSEVQ from the coding sequence ATGTACTTGGAGAACAATGATAAGAAACCCACCTCAGAGGACGAGGAGCCGCCCACTCACGCCATGGTTGCTGATCAATGCCAGATGCAAGAATCAGCTGCAGTTGTACCCAGCCTGAAAGACTTGATGGCCTACGCCGAGCCCACGGACCCCTCTTTGCTTTGTGTGCAGTGCAACCCAGCAACAACGGAAACCTGCATACTTTGTGATGGAGACACGGAGCGTTCAGTTTTTGAGTCCAACCAAAGCCTCGCTGAGTGTGACAATTTGGGGTTAAGCCATCCATTCGACAAACGTGCTCGACACGCCGTGTGTTTTAAGCCGTGCAATTCCCACGAGCAGCGTGCTAATCATAGCTTAGCTTCTGAGTGCTGTTGCACAGGACATCTTCATTTATTTCAGAGATGCCAGTGGTCcgaccagcagcagcagcagcagcagccacccGACCAGATGGAGGTCATCGGACAGTCTGGGGACTCGGACTTTATCCCAGACTGCTCCAACAACTTTGATTACAAGCCGTGTGAGTGCTCGGACTCTGAGGCCGACGCATCGACGGAGGACTCTGAGATGTCTGGCTTCACACGTCGCCTCTCTGACCCAACGGACTCGTTGGAATGCTGCGTGTACGAAGAAGTGAACGGTGTCGCTGAAAGCTCCAGTGAGGACGACGTGGATGAAAGCTGCaacaatgaagaagaagaagaagaagaagaagaagaagaagaagaagaagaagaagaagaagaagaagaagaagaaaagctggAGAGTGAAGAGAGAGAGACTCTGAGTGTTTATTTTGAGGAGACAGAAGAAGATCTTTACTCTGAAACGGACTCCCCCGGAGATGACGGTGTGGACGTGAGTAAAGACTGCAGTGATTTCTGTGACAACGATGACGAGGACTCTGGACTGAGTCAGGAGTCGGAACCCAGTCAGGACTCTGTAGCTCTGGACCAGTGCGACTCTGAAATCAGCTCTGAATTCTACGCGGAGGAAGACGATTCCTCCGAGTGCTCCTCAGGGGACGCCAAACCCTTTCAGTCTTTAAACCCTGAGGGAGATCTGCCTCCTGAGGTTTGCTGCAGGTCCTCGGGGGAATCGGAGGAAGGTTTGGGTGACGATCCAATAGAGTGGGACTCGTTTGAGGATGAAGCCGTGAACCAAAGTCACAAGGACTTGAAGGAGACGGCAGTAGGTGATGTCGTTGTCGAGGACTACTTTGGTCTTTTCGACAGGGCTGAATATTATGAGATGCTCTTTCCTCCAAAGAGACGTTACATCTCCTGTTTTGACGGCGGAGACATCGACGGCCACCTGTGTGTTGAAAAGATTGAGGCTCTTGAAACTGCAAATGAGGGCGAGTCACGTTGTTCTGAAGAACAATCAGAATTATATCTAGCAGAAGCCGCGGTCGATGATGATGCACAGAAtacagaaggagaagaagatgatgaggaggaggactTCTGCACTTTTGATGAGCGTGCTTCAGATGTTTGTGACGAACTCACAGAGAACATGTGTGCTCTGTGTGCAGAAGAAATCCACGTTGATGCGTATGAAGAATCTCTGAGTGATGAATCTCTAGAGGATGAATTACAGACCCCGAGCCCTGATAATGACGCAGAGGAGGCTGAAGAAGACGACATCTCTGATGGGTTCTCAGAAATGGAGCTGTACTGGTCCCTGGTCCTCACTGGAGAAGCAAACGCTGAGCCTTGGCAGCCAGAGGTCGAAGACTACTATAGATATCACATTTCAGGCATCCAGGCGTCTGTGGAGCAGGCGCTAAACGAATTACTCTGGAAAAACATGTCAGAAGTACAGTGA